The Hippoglossus hippoglossus isolate fHipHip1 chromosome 4, fHipHip1.pri, whole genome shotgun sequence DNA window CAACTGTGTGTTCAAGGGGAGGGTCGCGCGCCTGTCTCGTGAACACATCCACTACATGACGGTTTTGCTTAAAgctttaaacttttttttttacaacattttcaaaGTGAAGACATTGTTCCTGGTGTCCTGTGAGAGACATGGAGGAGTCCTGTGAGGCAGGGGACGTGTAGCAGGAGATGAATGGGTTCATGTGTCAGtgactgaggaggagggggtgttcACAGGAGGATGCTGTCATTTTAATCCACTGGCCTACAACATGATGGACATGAATGTAACATTAtgaccccgcccccccccccccccccccccccctttcccccctGCATGTTTGCCCCTCATTGGACAGTCAAAAGGGAAAATGTCCTTTGTATCAAAGAGCCGGCCTGTCCACAAACCGTCCAACATTTATGCTACTAGTACAGCGCCCgctctaaacctgcctgttagATGGCAACAAGCCGGTGGACCGaacaaagatgaagaagaagaaatatagTGGGTGGAGGTCACGCACCTTCACGATGGTTGCCAACcgccaataaactgaacaaagaagaagaacctgcctgttctcttgtcctgtgtcaaagctctgcagctacttcagaattatcccttgtcattagtgagtcctcctcaaagaGTTCttcaatatactgtcactttttattgtttgtgtgctggacgttgtgtgcagagctttttataaacagtctatggtgcagagtgaagttacaaaactttgtgttcatcctacctggtttatcagccgtgaagattttaaagtcaatgtttttcataaaacgaaactgaatttgctttgtGCGGCTGTGTCCGAGGGGATAGAGCGGTAGTCCTCTAAGCAGcaggtcggcggttcgatcccagtcttccccatctgaaTGCCGAGGTGTCCTTGgtgcaagatactgaaccccctGAACTGCCCCTCTAGAAAACGTGCTTCCCATAGATACACTGTATACTACAGAACtgcactttataaatacagactattttctgttcatgtgtgtgatttatatatacgtttgaatgatttacaGAGCTGGTGTTCTTTTTTGATtcattgcatgtcggctatttcagaggtctgttaaacaATCAAAACCATGTTCAAACCcaaattcacaacttttcaaagtaaaagctctgtaatACAGCTCAGTACAAATCATTGCAGCAACAACACCAACtgtatgcttttactttgaagacaaattgccaaacaggaagtgataaTGTTGTTGCCATGCCAGAGATCTGCACCccattattttttatgtaaaaggTAGCaagtgtccaaattgcaccaaacttGGTTAAGCACTTCTCTGGGCATTAACAATATAAATTCCAGGAGGTAAGTCGATGAGAAGAATGGTTCGCGAGTAATGTGtttcacatacaaacagacagaccAAGAGACAGATGgttgtggaattagtaggtgtATGATTATCATGGTTTGGCATGTCCTCTATTAATGTTTTAATACCATTAATTTTGGTTGCCAGTTTGTGTTACTCTGttccctctgtttgtctttaaGGGAGAAAAGTTTGGCCCCTTTGCTGGTGAGAAGAAGCTGCCCAGTGAGCTGGATGAAAGCTCGGACACCAGGCTGATGTGGGAGGTGAATGCACACACATCTTGCTTTCTTCCTACAGCACTGCACACATGAAGGTTTCAGGTGTAAAATTATCAGtggttaaaacaaatgtatgtcCATTTTTCTTTGTCGGGCTatgactttatatttacatcattcTCATTACGACACCAACCTCATACACATACGAGCTGTATGAATTCCTGTATGATGTTAATTAACAGAGTCAGTGCCTCCTTGCATTGTGTGTTTATCAAAGCACATCCTTTAGCATAGGACAGCTGTGATAAAAGACtgcttgcatgtgtgtacaAACAGTCTAAACTCTCCATTTTTCTGTgataaagacaacaaataaGTATGTTCAGATCATTCTGCCATACTGATTTAAACTGACTTGTCTCATGTGAAGCCCCTGATGGTAACCACTCAAACAAATGCTGTGATGTAGTTATCTGTAGCTGCCACATTGTGAGGTGCAGACACGATAAGGTGTTTATATGTAAGGCCAAACACTCTTTGATTGTTAGAAGACAAAGCATGAAAGCAACAAGAGAAGAAGTATCAATTGTTTACTTCTAACAACTCACAcggtcatttatttttttcttctcaggtCCGTGGCAGTAAAGGAGATGTTCTGTATATCCTGGATGCCAGTAATCCACGCCATGCCAACTGGCTGCGGTTTGTCCATCAGGCACCTTCGCAAGAGCAGAAGAACTTGGCAGCTATACAGGTATGTTTCTCTCAGTGGACAACTAATCCTTCGCTGACATATTTGACAGGAAATACACATTTGTGGACAAGGTAATGATTTTTTCCCCAAAATACGCAGGTTTTCTAAATGTGGCTAAACCCACAAATAATTCCTTACctattgccagtagaggagtttcaTGTTCGACATCACAAATGCGGCACAAACTGAGAAGCTCTTTCCGCTTgtgccagtgttgcatcttgcacaatacaaagaaaacattgcTGTTGCATGTGGTTCCCATGgtgtaataaacaataaatacacaaatgctCTTGACTATTTACGCACCAACGCCCGTAAGTTCAATCGGGGCAtttcagacaaaagccagatgttagtgggcGTTATTGGGTCCTTTGACCAGTGGAGAAGGGGCTTAAAACAGATCAAATATGCTGTTAGTTACTTTTTTCCATGTCAAACTGAACAGGTTATGAAATCTTTGAAAACCTTTATTATATTCTTTTGTTGAtaattatattgcgataattatttGTTCTGTAAGACATCCCAGACAACCACCAGAGTTTAGTATTACAGATTACAGAAATATGAAATagacacaaataacacaaatgtgtaaaaatacaaactgaacttAACCATGTCACCTGGGATTCAAGTATTTTTAAAACCCAGATAATGTATGTGAACTATTTTGTAAATTAGTATATATTGCATGTAAAATTGGATAAGGAGAGAAATGTATATGTCTTTCTGGTTTGTGTTATCAGCATTTGTATTTAGCTTTTAGGAGGCAAACATTTATTGAGATTTTGCCGAATGTTTTTCTTAATGGTTAAAACAAATGTCTACCTTTTGTTAATCCATAAGTGAATGCAGGCCCTAGATTTAGATtcttattttcaataaattattttcaacaaCACTTAAATAATTTTATTGGCAAATAGTGCCTCAACAACAGTAGCCAGGCCTATGAATACCAGAAAATCTCAAAGAATTTGACACAACAAATCTTCTTAAAGCAACCTAACTCTAACCTCTCTCCACTGGATCTGGGTAATTTCACCTCTTGCACTCCTGTGCAAAGATGAAAAAAGATTGTTTTTTCTTGGCAGAAGAAAAATAGAGGTGGAATGAAGAGAAGATGAGAATTTCAGGTCTTAGGGCCAACTTCCTTCCATTAATACTCGAATGCCCAAAGTGATTGGTCGTTTAAAGGTCATCCATGTGTGTTAAAGCTCTGTGTTCCATCAACACTGACATTTATTGTGTAGCTTTCCTCTTCTTAAtcattatttatgtatatttagaATCTCATACTTAAAACAAAATGACGCTTTGATTTTATTAGCATGACCTGTGAGGACAGGGAAGTTAATGACAACATTTTTAAGGGTTTGAGGTTTTGACCTGTGGCCTCAATGAGGCCATAACAGAATCTTTTCTTTGTATAATGAGTTCAGCCTTCAGTCAGTCTTAATAGTTCCCCACTGTGGATTTCCATAAATGGTTATAGCTGTATTTTAGAAAGAGTGCTTTTCTCATTATCTGCATTCTTCTAAAATTTGTAAGGTGCAGTCTTGCCAATGCTCCATTGCATCGTTAGTGTTGTGTGATTGCTCAATGATTGCTATGATGTTATCTTTTAGGATGGAGAAAACATCTTCTACCTGGCAGTGGATGACattgaaacagacacagagctcCTTATAGGCTACCTGGACAGTGatatggaggaagaggaggaggaagaagaggaggagttaatcaaagatgatgatgagaacAGTAAAGACTCCAAGCATCTTGTTGAAATGGGTACAGTGAACCTGTATTTCCTCATTTCCATGTAATCATAATAGTATAATTTATGATTGATACATCAAAATATCCCACAGAAATATATAGATTCATCTTGTGAATCTTTACCTGCTCGTTGTGCATGTACCACATTTCTACAGAGCTAGTCATAAAGAAGGAGGACCACCCCTGCTTGCTGTGTGAGAGCAGTTTTCCCAGTGAGGAGATTCTGGCCGCCCACCTCCAGAGTCTGCACCAGAGGCCCAGCACGGAGGAGAAGGAGTTCAAATGCAGAAACTGTGGCAAGAAGTTCCCCGTCAAGCAGGCTCTTCAGCGCCAGTGGGTTCACTGTTCCATTACTTAACAGctgttttatctttaatttgTGCTCTTCAAGCACGGCATCTCAAGTCATTAAGGAACCTGAAAAAGAAGTAAATCAAATTAGTACAAGGATTTAATGTAGGTCTTCGAGTATGAGTTAGTTTTGAAGGGTTCAGATTCAGAAAACTTAATTAATTATCAATTAATTAGtcccattcatttatttgactcTGACACAAAACTAATGCATATATTTGTTCAGAATGAATACTTTGGGGAAATACCCTTTCTTGTTGATAATTAGATGAAAAGATTGATCCCCCACTTATATCGGTGTGTTGATTACGAGGTTGGaggcagttagcttagcttattATACTGATAAGGGGACTGCTAGAGTAGCTTGGTGGTTAGCATCTCCAACCAATAAACACATTATatcttgttttttccccttttacTGGTGGAGACTCAATGgattaaaggtgctatatataCGTTTTTGCTATTGTTACATAGTCATTGTTAGCAATAACAGCTGATTACTATCCGGACTAGAATAAACCTTGTGAGTTCAacataaatctttatttaattccCGTCAAGAACTGTCTCCAGCGATGGAGAGCAACGCCAATTTTAACTCTTTTGCTTAATTCTCTATCACTTCTTTAGTTCTACttaagttagcatgctaaccagttAGCCTACTCcctgaaaaaaatacttttaggACAGCAGAGAAAACTTGCATAAAGCACCTTTAAATAGATGACATGTAAACTAGTTACAATTATAGGTGCTGGGCATGTGGAAagcagctgtttccctctgtttccagtctttatgctaagctaagctaagcagctgctggctgtagctttaTTTTTACAGAACTGTACCGATCTTTTCAGCTCATGAAaatgaattgattttaaaaacagtgcCTGCTCTTaacttgaatatttttttactctAACTTAATTAGTGTCAATCAGCCTGTGTTTCATTTCCTACTTGTTAtctaatatgttttatttaaaatctttccTCAGTGTTTTGCATTGTTCAGAGTCTCTGGATCCATCAGGCGACTCTAAAGCTCATCAGTGCTCCTTGTGTCACAACACGTTCAGCTCAGAATCAAGGTAAAATATATTATCAAATGGGAATTTATACATAAAACGCACATTTTAACATGTACAAACTACATATTCTGTTACTCATAAagctctcttttcctctttctactTCCTCTGTTTCCTATGTATACAGTTATGAACAGCATAAGGAAGCCTGTAAAGGAGATGCCAGGTTCATATGTAAAGCCGAGAGCTGCGGTAAAAGATTCAAGAGCAAGGACGCCCTGAAGAAACATAAAGGAAATGTTCACACAGGTTGGCATCTGATCCTTGCCCTGTTTgattttcctttcctctttctacccacatattcaaatgtgttgccttttcctttttttgcaaCACATCGTCTAATGATGTTAATTGTCCATTAGCAGCCTCAGCACTCAAGGAGCGGCAGTAACAGCACTTGACCTTGATCATTTAAAATTTCTGCAATATTGAGACACATTTCTAATTACTCGTGCTCCATAATTGCTGACCTGTGTGATCTGGGGCTGCTCACTCTTTCAGATAATTGGACTTCCATAGCTATTTATGATGGGATGTAGGGCAGCGGGGGAATGAAGTATCAACCCGAGATTAAGACTTTTATCTCCGAGGCTGACGGAGTCAAGATCTGGGCCTTTATGTTTTACCAGTGTGGTTAGAACAAgcagtgtttgagtgtgtgtgtgtgtgtgggtgaggtgGAAGTGGCTCAGGCGCGACAGATGTGGGTCATGTGATTCAGACGGGCCTAATGGAAGGGTCCCAAATATTGTGGGATCAATGGGCCTATGAGGAGACATTTTTGTCCAGTGAGACTTTGTAatatttttctgttgctctgcgatgattgtcatgttgtcatgatTGTCCATTTGATGTCAGTCCCGAAGTAAGGTCTCGGTAATTTTCaactatttctatttcttttacAGGCAGTGCACGACGGAAACTCACATGCACCATATGCAACAGGAAATGCTCGTCCTCTCTGAACCTACAAGAACATAGAAAGGTGAGAATCGGCAATGAGCACTTTGCAGCTCCAATTATCGCTCCGAAATACTTTGCATGGGATCGGAGAGGCTTTACTCAGCTTAGGCAGTTTAGTATGATCTATTTTTACAGTGAAGCGTCTTTATTGCTGTTGAAGTGGAACCCATCACTCTCCACTGTTTCTATAACCTAGACTTACCTTTTAATCGCTCTGAGTTCACTTTGTACAGCTATTCCCGCTCTGTGTGAGGGTGTCTTAATGATCAAGTTGTTACAAATTCATTCTGGGTGACACAGAGCAGAGGGttggtttcttttttcacaAGCTCATCCTGCAGGTCCTGTGAAATTTAAGAGGCTCTATTGGCAGATAATATAGTTTAAGCCTTGGCATCGggattctccctctctctgacggATTACAGATTTGAAAGCAGCTGCTTAAAAAGTACTTAAAAACGTTTTCATACAAATACTTATTTGTTTTAGTATTGTGTATTAACAGTAACAGCCTCTGTTCAATTCAGGAAAGCTTTTACATTTGATGTTGTAGACAATTCTCAGGGGCTAGTTCCTGTTCCAGGTTACACTCCTTTGTTGCACACAAAGTAGGCCaatttttattgcatttaaagattcaatttcatttaaattatggtttttaaaaaatgttgtaacCTAGCTAGCGTGTGGAAGTGGGGATTCAGATTGAAAAAAGGTTGTGTTGGTGGGGGCGCATTGTTTTACGGTACCAGAGAGATAATGAAATACAATCAGGACGTCCTGTTGTAACAGATTGTGTTTAAGTGCTTATCAGATGCCAAAACACTGCAGAACAGTTTGCAGCACTCACAGACTCAGTTTTACAACTCTGGAAAATGATCAGATCTCCCACTCACTTCTGTTAAAGCCCAGAAGGCTGACAAATTCAAACATGCGTTTCCTGTCTCGCTGCAGTCCACAGATGGCTTCAGTGGATTCTCAGGTCAGAGATGTTCAGCTTGGACTGAGTGGATTTGGCTTTTAGAAGGAGTACATGCACTATGCCTGTGTGTTTGATCTATTGATTTATCATATATTATCACCAACAGACTATTAATTGTCACATCACTCTCATACTCTGCCTTCTGTGATCATGATGATCATGATTAATGTTTTCTTATGTGTGACCTCACACCCAGTGCAGTGCCTTTCTGGATGATTTAATGGTGCGTTGAAGAAAAAGTAGAGTAAGCGTAATTTCTATGACGAGATTCTGCCTGTGAATATTCTGAATCTGTAGGCAAGGTACAAGATGTTGGGGCCGGAagtcttctggtttctgtttctagtttgaccactCACGCTTGAGCAGGCcttggttgcctgcaggtaaacagtccatgtggagagcaaaagaggcagaTTGATCGCCATGCAAcagctttcattttttttttcatttatctgcattcatatgcacaTAGCCGTTAATAGAGATGAaccaaaatgtcgtctggaaCCAAAACACTTACAAAAAGtacagctgtttttgttttacgtCGGGAAATGTTTGATTCGTGTGATAAACGAatgactgtaaacagtgtacggCTAGTGGAAATTGGAGTCTCCGCTGTCTACACAGGAAACCCCAAAATATTGGGCTTCacccccagaggctaatttgaCGTTAGATATGACGACGGACTCCGAACTTGGTAATAACTCTTTTACCGAACAACCCTGCATGTACACCCCCACTGCAGCAAAGGACTGGCTCCATTCAAATGAATAAGAGAGCTGTGTCTTGTCGTGCAGAGCCACTGTTGGTATTATTGCAGCCTGAGACTGTTGTCGAAAAGGCCAAGACAGAAAGTCACATTTTGCTTCCACTAGTGCTCTGAAactgttttaacattttccccTGACCAATCTGTGCTTGTTGAAGCTATTGATATTAGAATAACGTCAAAACAAAAGTGTTATGAGGTTCAAAAAACAAGATTCTCTCTCATCTCTATTTTGTTTCTTAGTCTTATGAGATCACTTTGGTTTGTGCACTGATCATTTGCAGTGTTAAACAGTTACTTCTTTCAAGTTTACTTTGAGGTGTTCTTCACTCTAGGTCAGCACAACACTTTATATTATGTCAGGCATTGGATTAATAAACAGGTTGTCTCCAACACCTTCTCTCATTGGTTGTCATTCATTAACTT harbors:
- the prdm5 gene encoding PR domain zinc finger protein 5 isoform X2; translation: MTMLGMYVPDRFSLKSSKVQDGIGLYTARRVKKGEKFGPFAGEKKLPSELDESSDTRLMWEVRGSKGDVLYILDASNPRHANWLRFVHQAPSQEQKNLAAIQDGENIFYLAVDDIETDTELLIGYLDSDMEEEEEEEEEELIKDDDENSKDSKHLVEMELVIKKEDHPCLLCESSFPSEEILAAHLQSLHQRPSTEEKEFKCRNCGKKFPVKQALQRHVLHCSESLDPSGDSKAHQCSLCHNTFSSESSYEQHKEACKGDARFICKAESCGKRFKSKDALKKHKGNVHTGSARRKLTCTICNRKCSSSLNLQEHRKVHEIFDCHACDKKFISTNQLKRHMITHSEKRPYTCEICSRSFKRLDQVTAHKIIHSEDKPYKCKLCGKEFAHRNVYKNHKKTHSEERPFQCEECKALFRTPFSLQRHLLIHNSERTFKCDQCDATFKRKDTLNVHIQVVHDGHKKYKCDLCEKAFVTPSVLKSHKKTHTGEKEKICPYCGQKFASNGTLRVHIRSHTGERPYQCPYCDKAFSKNDGLKMHIRTHTRVSFNLFYAIVNNVLMY